A portion of the Nitrospira sp. genome contains these proteins:
- a CDS encoding alkaline phosphatase D family protein has protein sequence MKLVHVVPLQIRQYARPMTGFSTLALCVLALAVLTACTSASREALPPDSPFPETTAFRDKLLPEGLAVGDVTSRSAVLWLRTDGPKAVQILWAPLDDWEKTGAMASLRPVVSQTPTQVTTADTDFTLSVPLEHLTPATRYRYRVLVDSVDHASGPMPGSLAATGEVTTLPEPARSVPLTFAWSGDLGGQERCRQGEAGYPIFDVIGAQRPDFFIFLGDTIYADGICSAPPNEPGAGFIATNLPEYRLRHRYQRGAPALRRLLSRVPLYVIWDDHEVQDNFAGPYEPKMAAGRQALREYWPMAVQAGDPDRMYRSVRYGADLEIFILDTRQYRSRNSDPDGPTKTMLGPTQLAWLVDGLRTSTATWKAVVTSVPLSIPKGGGAASPGYDGWAGGPPGGAARGSDGTGFERERQVLVDRILADQIKNVVFLAGDVHYVQANAYDPDGDGRVDFHEFVAGPLSARFGRLTPPNPGLHPTVLLNDGGYSNFGLVRVTAEAFEVSFVDDTGTTRFSHRVQAR, from the coding sequence GTGAAATTGGTTCACGTGGTCCCCCTTCAGATTCGACAGTATGCACGACCGATGACCGGCTTTTCAACCTTGGCGTTGTGTGTTCTGGCACTCGCGGTGTTGACCGCGTGCACGTCGGCCTCCCGTGAAGCGCTCCCTCCGGACAGCCCCTTTCCAGAGACGACGGCGTTCAGAGACAAGCTGTTGCCCGAAGGGCTGGCGGTCGGTGATGTGACCAGCCGGTCGGCGGTGCTGTGGCTGCGCACGGACGGCCCGAAAGCCGTCCAGATTCTGTGGGCGCCGCTTGACGACTGGGAGAAGACGGGCGCGATGGCGTCGCTACGACCGGTCGTATCGCAGACTCCGACGCAGGTCACGACTGCAGACACCGACTTCACCCTGTCCGTGCCGCTCGAACATCTGACTCCTGCCACCCGGTACCGATACCGTGTTCTCGTCGATTCCGTCGATCACGCATCGGGCCCGATGCCCGGCTCCCTTGCCGCAACCGGTGAGGTGACGACGCTGCCGGAACCGGCGCGGTCCGTGCCGCTGACGTTCGCGTGGAGCGGGGATTTGGGAGGTCAGGAACGGTGCCGACAGGGGGAGGCCGGCTATCCGATATTCGACGTGATCGGCGCGCAGCGTCCAGATTTCTTTATCTTTCTCGGCGACACCATCTATGCCGACGGAATCTGTTCGGCTCCTCCCAACGAACCGGGAGCGGGTTTCATAGCCACGAATTTGCCGGAATATCGGCTGCGGCATCGATACCAACGAGGTGCTCCGGCATTGCGCAGACTGCTGAGCCGCGTGCCACTATACGTGATCTGGGACGATCATGAAGTACAGGACAATTTTGCCGGCCCTTACGAGCCCAAGATGGCCGCTGGGCGTCAGGCCCTGCGGGAATATTGGCCGATGGCGGTCCAGGCCGGCGATCCAGATCGAATGTATCGCAGCGTCCGGTACGGTGCGGATCTCGAGATTTTCATCCTCGATACGCGACAGTATCGCAGCAGGAATTCCGACCCGGACGGGCCGACCAAGACGATGCTGGGGCCGACTCAGTTGGCTTGGCTGGTCGATGGGCTACGCACGTCTACGGCGACGTGGAAAGCCGTAGTGACGAGCGTGCCGCTTTCGATTCCCAAAGGCGGCGGCGCGGCCTCACCCGGCTATGACGGGTGGGCAGGCGGACCCCCCGGCGGAGCCGCCAGGGGATCAGACGGGACCGGTTTCGAGCGGGAACGGCAGGTCCTCGTCGATCGGATCCTGGCGGACCAGATCAAGAACGTCGTGTTCCTTGCGGGCGACGTCCACTATGTGCAAGCCAACGCCTACGATCCGGACGGAGACGGCCGCGTCGATTTCCACGAGTTCGTGGCGGGGCCGCTGTCGGCGCGATTTGGTCGCCTGACGCCGCCGAACCCCGGCCTGCACCCGACCGTCCTGCTCAACGACGGGGGGTACTCCAATTTCGGACTCGTCCGAGTCACCGCCGAGGCGTTTGAGGTGTCGTTTGTTGACGACACCGGTACGACTCGCTTCTCCCACCGCGTGCAAGCTCGCTAA
- a CDS encoding nuclear transport factor 2 family protein: MIEQRIEEVTRANQRFYDAFESLDIAKMDEVWAHLEYVTCIHPGWTLRSDWPSVRDSWVLIFNNTFSMKFELTEITVQVAGDIAWVICVENITSQQSDEPQQAHVLATNLFERIGDEWLMIHHHGSTVMG, encoded by the coding sequence GTGATCGAACAGCGCATTGAAGAAGTCACCAGAGCCAATCAGCGATTTTACGATGCGTTCGAATCGCTCGACATCGCCAAAATGGACGAGGTATGGGCGCACCTCGAATATGTCACCTGCATTCATCCGGGCTGGACGCTCCGTTCAGATTGGCCTTCGGTGCGCGACTCCTGGGTGCTGATTTTCAACAACACCTTCTCGATGAAGTTCGAGCTGACCGAAATCACGGTGCAGGTGGCGGGCGACATCGCCTGGGTCATCTGTGTCGAGAACATCACGAGCCAGCAGTCGGATGAGCCCCAACAGGCGCACGTGCTGGCAACGAATCTGTTCGAGCGAATCGGGGATGAGTGGCTGATGATTCATCATCACGGAAGTACGGTGATGGGGTGA
- a CDS encoding DMT family transporter — MTKDEEYCLTVAVKDCIPLTITMSQQSNSFAYGAIVTAAILWGGSIVAQKLALSGFSAVEASVLRDMGGLVILLVTWAWQERSVAGLMAGDLRILFGLGLGVLGNHLLILMGLNYVSGAVAGVIIGSAPVVTALLSAVLIQDVPLRMVWGGSLLSFMGVALVSVAGFQAVGEQPLLGSLLVFLGVVSWALYSIGSRAIMERVSALTVNWTTLLVATGLQIPLLWTDRKASQAGWASVGASDWVALGYLIVFATAMAQQAWLYGVKGIGPSRATVLGNLTPVAAVALSAVILGESVGMIEVAGVTLILAGVWLVHHQTSTLARA; from the coding sequence ATGACGAAGGATGAGGAATACTGCTTGACGGTGGCCGTGAAGGATTGTATCCCCTTAACCATAACCATGTCACAGCAGTCCAACAGTTTCGCCTATGGAGCGATCGTGACCGCCGCCATACTCTGGGGGGGATCCATCGTCGCACAAAAGCTGGCGCTGAGCGGGTTCTCCGCAGTCGAAGCCTCCGTGCTGCGCGACATGGGAGGGCTTGTCATCCTGCTGGTTACCTGGGCATGGCAGGAGCGCTCAGTGGCGGGATTGATGGCAGGAGACCTCCGTATCCTGTTTGGGCTCGGGCTGGGTGTGCTCGGCAATCATCTCCTGATTCTGATGGGCCTCAACTACGTCAGCGGCGCCGTGGCTGGCGTCATCATCGGGTCCGCGCCGGTTGTGACCGCGCTCTTGTCGGCGGTCTTGATTCAAGACGTGCCCTTGCGAATGGTGTGGGGCGGAAGCCTATTGTCGTTCATGGGAGTCGCGCTCGTCTCCGTGGCAGGTTTTCAGGCTGTAGGAGAGCAGCCGCTCCTCGGTAGTCTGCTGGTTTTCCTGGGAGTCGTCAGTTGGGCGTTGTACAGCATCGGCAGTCGCGCCATCATGGAGCGGGTGTCGGCCTTGACCGTCAATTGGACGACGCTGCTGGTCGCGACAGGGCTTCAGATTCCGTTGCTCTGGACGGATCGCAAAGCATCCCAGGCGGGATGGGCCTCCGTCGGCGCCAGTGACTGGGTGGCGCTCGGATATCTGATCGTATTCGCCACTGCGATGGCGCAGCAGGCATGGCTGTACGGGGTGAAGGGTATCGGACCGTCCCGCGCGACCGTGCTGGGAAATCTGACTCCGGTCGCGGCCGTAGCCCTGTCCGCCGTGATCCTCGGCGAATCAGTCGGGATGATCGAGGTGGCGGGAGTCACGCTGATCCTAGCCGGCGTCTGGCTGGTTCATCACCAAACCTCGACCCTCGCCCGTGCCTGA
- a CDS encoding PAS domain S-box protein — translation MSSIDKEWLRGGALVLLLSGLFVLDIHTPLSLANHILYAVAIVIAIGSRFPWIPGLVATICTALTIIGTFLSPQLPNQPLWIPIANRTFTILILWVLVWFALKRRQAETALQKVNEGLEERIADRTRQLAGVNEALVSEVTERMQTERAFRLSEGRLAGILDIAEDAIILIEEDRSISLFNQGASRLFGYRPEEVLGKPIELLLPTRHRLHHTANIQAFALGSESARRMAESRGVFGLRKDGKEFPAEASISKLTVGEKTTFTVILRDISDRLQAEGQLQSLTAQLMTAQEEERRRISRELHDDINQRLAIVVIELGNMETDPSLSDGRARHAIQSLAQRLATISDDVRRIAYEFHSSILDDLGLPAALTRLTDEFSSRTGVKTIVVQEELTPSFPRDIASCLYRIAQESLTNVTRHAKASRVELELTCDGSAVTLSIQDNGTGFDPEPYRHQQGLGLINMRERVRAVHGRLDIHSGPGLGTRISVLVPLPGAYANEEAANPAG, via the coding sequence ATGTCCTCCATCGACAAAGAATGGTTGCGCGGCGGCGCGTTGGTGCTGCTCCTCTCGGGACTCTTCGTCCTGGACATCCATACGCCGCTGAGTCTTGCCAACCATATTCTCTACGCCGTTGCCATCGTGATCGCGATCGGTTCCCGCTTTCCATGGATCCCGGGACTGGTCGCGACGATCTGCACCGCTCTCACGATCATCGGCACATTCCTCAGTCCCCAGCTTCCCAATCAGCCGCTGTGGATTCCGATCGCCAACCGGACCTTCACAATTCTCATCCTGTGGGTCCTGGTCTGGTTCGCGCTGAAGCGCCGGCAGGCGGAAACAGCGTTGCAGAAGGTCAATGAAGGACTTGAGGAGAGGATCGCCGACCGGACCAGGCAGCTCGCCGGCGTCAACGAAGCATTGGTCTCCGAGGTCACCGAGCGCATGCAGACTGAACGGGCCTTTCGCCTCTCGGAGGGGCGGCTCGCCGGGATTCTGGATATTGCCGAGGACGCCATCATCCTGATCGAAGAAGACCGATCCATCTCGCTTTTCAATCAGGGCGCATCGAGATTGTTCGGCTACAGGCCGGAAGAAGTCCTGGGGAAACCGATCGAACTGCTGCTGCCCACGCGCCACCGGCTCCATCACACCGCCAATATCCAAGCCTTTGCGCTCGGCTCCGAATCGGCGCGCCGTATGGCTGAAAGCCGGGGAGTCTTTGGTCTGAGAAAAGATGGAAAGGAATTTCCTGCCGAGGCCAGCATTTCGAAACTTACCGTCGGCGAGAAGACGACCTTCACGGTGATCTTGCGGGATATCAGCGACCGCCTGCAAGCCGAGGGGCAACTGCAGTCGCTGACCGCACAGCTGATGACGGCGCAGGAAGAAGAGCGCCGGCGGATCTCCCGCGAATTGCACGACGACATCAATCAACGGTTGGCCATCGTCGTCATCGAACTGGGCAACATGGAGACGGACCCCTCACTGTCCGATGGGCGGGCTCGTCATGCGATCCAATCGCTGGCCCAGCGTCTGGCGACCATTTCCGACGATGTCCGCCGCATCGCCTACGAATTCCATTCCTCAATCCTGGACGATCTGGGGCTTCCGGCTGCCCTCACGCGTCTGACCGATGAATTTTCTTCGCGGACCGGCGTGAAAACCATCGTGGTCCAGGAGGAGCTGACACCTTCGTTTCCACGGGACATCGCGTCCTGCCTGTACCGGATCGCACAAGAGAGCCTGACGAACGTGACCCGACACGCCAAAGCTTCGCGGGTCGAGCTTGAATTGACGTGCGACGGTTCCGCAGTTACCCTATCGATTCAGGACAATGGGACGGGATTCGATCCAGAGCCATACCGCCACCAACAAGGGTTGGGATTGATTAACATGCGAGAGCGGGTCCGGGCCGTCCACGGCCGGCTGGACATCCATTCAGGACCCGGCCTCGGCACCCGGATCTCCGTGCTCGTTCCTCTTCCTGGAGCCTATGCCAATGAAGAAGCCGCGAATCCTGCTGGCTGA
- a CDS encoding response regulator transcription factor, giving the protein MKKPRILLADDHTLVLEGFKKLLEEHCELAGTVEDGRALVEAAERVHPDLILLDITMPRLNGIDAAKKLKRLLPDVKLIFVTMHADTAYITEAFKAGASGYLLKRSAGKELVQAIQCVMGGNYYVTPLITKDVISSFLSPGQPRIAAADDLTMRQREILQLVAEGFSAKEIAAQLKVSHRTVEFHKAKIMELLDLHTTADLVKYAVAHGLVSSS; this is encoded by the coding sequence ATGAAGAAGCCGCGAATCCTGCTGGCTGACGACCATACCCTCGTCCTCGAGGGATTCAAGAAACTGCTCGAAGAGCACTGCGAACTCGCCGGGACCGTCGAGGACGGGCGCGCGCTTGTCGAAGCCGCGGAACGTGTTCATCCCGACCTGATCCTGCTCGATATCACGATGCCCAGACTCAACGGCATTGACGCAGCCAAGAAGCTGAAACGCTTGCTTCCCGACGTGAAACTCATCTTCGTGACCATGCATGCGGATACGGCATACATCACCGAGGCCTTCAAGGCGGGTGCGTCCGGTTATCTCCTCAAGCGGTCGGCTGGGAAGGAATTGGTCCAAGCGATTCAGTGCGTGATGGGAGGGAACTACTACGTCACCCCGCTTATTACGAAAGATGTGATCAGCTCCTTTCTCAGCCCCGGCCAACCCCGAATCGCCGCGGCCGACGACCTGACCATGAGGCAACGCGAGATCTTGCAACTCGTCGCTGAGGGTTTTTCGGCCAAAGAGATCGCCGCGCAGCTGAAGGTCTCCCATCGAACCGTCGAATTCCATAAAGCCAAGATCATGGAATTGCTGGACTTGCACACGACCGCCGACTTGGTTAAATACGCAGTTGCGCACGGCTTGGTTTCCAGCTCGTGA
- a CDS encoding response regulator transcription factor produces MGRVRILLADDQAQTVALLRLRLESEYDIVGAAENGLTAIEAARTFRPDVFLTNVEMPILNGIAAAREIHEFLPDCRVIFYSSCGDPDTMAAAFEAGASGYLINDTARSLLSSIRAVVQYIWRREPYVTSDFPPPDSPRGQTLTQYGAC; encoded by the coding sequence ATGGGACGCGTGCGGATCCTATTGGCCGACGATCAGGCCCAGACGGTTGCCCTGCTCCGGCTTCGATTGGAGTCGGAGTACGACATCGTCGGAGCGGCGGAGAACGGATTGACGGCCATCGAAGCCGCCAGAACCTTCCGTCCCGATGTGTTCCTGACGAATGTTGAGATGCCGATCTTGAACGGAATTGCCGCAGCGCGAGAAATTCATGAGTTCTTGCCCGACTGTCGGGTCATCTTCTATAGTTCGTGCGGAGATCCCGACACGATGGCTGCGGCATTTGAAGCCGGAGCTTCGGGGTATCTTATCAACGATACAGCCCGCTCGCTGCTTTCCTCTATCCGAGCCGTCGTACAGTACATATGGCGCCGGGAACCATATGTTACATCGGACTTCCCTCCCCCGGATTCCCCGCGAGGTCAGACGTTGACGCAGTACGGAGCCTGCTAG
- a CDS encoding response regulator, translating into MIDGDDDVRRILRDRLGALGFDVTAEADGASGLSRIANDQPTNPFHGVLIELYLPGLDGLAVLREVRTRFPSIPIVVMADSMHVANLRQAMNVGATEYIVKPFDSELFRRKCLSVFFEGKD; encoded by the coding sequence GTGATCGACGGCGACGACGATGTCCGCCGGATTCTCCGTGATCGACTCGGCGCGCTCGGTTTTGATGTGACCGCAGAAGCGGACGGCGCCTCGGGGCTGTCACGCATCGCCAATGATCAGCCGACAAATCCCTTTCATGGGGTGCTCATTGAACTGTATCTGCCGGGACTCGATGGCCTTGCGGTCCTCCGAGAGGTGCGCACCCGTTTCCCGTCAATCCCCATTGTGGTCATGGCGGACTCCATGCACGTGGCGAATCTTCGGCAAGCCATGAATGTCGGAGCGACGGAGTACATCGTCAAACCTTTCGACTCTGAACTGTTTCGGCGCAAGTGCTTGAGCGTATTCTTCGAGGGAAAGGATTAG